In Zerene cesonia ecotype Mississippi chromosome 20, Zerene_cesonia_1.1, whole genome shotgun sequence, the genomic stretch ttcTTTAGCCTTCTTCTCCTGGCTTCTTTTAAGATGTATTGGTATAAGAGTATTACATAAGCCAGGGTTGCGAAGTATCTGCAAGTGGGCTATAATGTGTTCACTGGTTTTTACGTAAAcgggtaacaaacataaatccACGTGAGTGTTCGTCGATCAAGATtttagcatttattatattacaatgacAATTTGAAAACTTCGAATGTTAATTGGTAGAAAGGGGAGCCATTGATTACatatcaaatacaaacattttgatctttcaatataattttaattaacagctttcaaaatacaatgaaacttTGACGTTTCCCGCATAGGTCTTCATTGTAAAATGTCTTATGGCGGATTGATTTTCTTATCTTAGGGTACGAAATATTCTATAATCTTTAAGGATACAGTTAATAAAGTAGGCAATATAAACAGTTACacttatctaaaataaatttaaatttaacactttACACGAACTAATACTTACTTACTTGGCTTTGTATTTcctttttgtttgattttgcgAATGGGAACAATGTTTCCAAACACAACAAAcacaacaatttaattaaatttcacaaattcATATCTTGCATAGGTACATatttcatgaataaataattgaatacttCAGTGAAACTACTCTTgattaatttgcatttaagTACCTAAACGCTGAACTGTAATCAAGGtacaattacattaaaatttaaattaattcaaaattcaatccAGGTTAATGCCGCCGCTTTCAGCGCGAACATCCAAGTACAAAGACCCAGGGATTTCAAACAACGAAGAGCGCGCCAGTGCGGCAACATCGCATCATGTATATCGATCCCTTTGATAACTTACAGCGCTTGTTTTGCTTGAGGAATTATCTATGCTTGTGGGTCCGTACATTGCACAGCGTAGAATACGCTTTTTCCTTTAATCGGATTTAACACATACAATGAAACCGTTCTTTAAGTGCGCTGTGCAGCGCAACAGCGCTTTACAATTTCAACGTTTAGCAAACGCCATTGTGTTCAGTCGCTTTAAGcgattgtttataaaaaaggataaGAAAATTGACGTAAACAACTACGTTAGTGTGCGTGTAGGGTCTGCAATTGCGAGGGCGTAAGATAAAATGTAGCTGACAGGTAAAGATGGGGATTAGTCTGCAAATAGCAACAAATAGGTATACCTTATGTACAGGCTGTAGGGCAGGTAATGTATTACGGTTCAGTGACCATTATAAGGTCACTTGATTGTTCCGTTTAGTTTACAATGTATTGTATgagatatgtaaataatactgtattgtatttataacggTATCATATAATTAGGTATTGAGTTTTTCTTGTgctagttaataaaaattatttttaattttcagtatGTTATATGTTTGACGATTGTCAGTATCGACATAAATAGTCCGTTTGAATTAAACAATCTAAGTATGTACTTTTTTTCTCTGTTTacgtaacataaaaattgaattcatCATAAACAAAACTGTTTGCACTGAACTTATGTAAGTAGGTACGAATAATACTCGAGTGGCGCTAACTCAAATAAAAGTCTTAGCTTCCGAAGGGCAGATaaccaaaattatatataaccgTTACTAAATAGATCCAACTAGAATTTTCTTCGATACTATCGACTAGACGATACGACTCCCGACGTACCGaccttacaaaataaacaaattcttaTTCTAACTACTATTTACTccttacttaatattatacactagctgcgccccgcggtttcacccgcgtaagtccgtatcccgtaggaatatcgggataaacggttgactatatgttattccagttgtccagctgtctacgtaccaaatttcattgcaatcggttgagaagttttagcgtgaaagagcaacaaacgaaagaactacaaactttcgcatttataatattagtaggaagtaggatagtaggactagtaggataggattattaGTGTAGTAGTAAGTGTGTTTGTCTGGTTTTATCACGtcggaattttttttaatatgactaGCTGTTACCCGCAGCTTTGCCCGCTTTTACTAAACAAATTCTCGGaggatttatcaaaatcctttccaACATCATATGGGGTATTTGCATGCGAAATATCAGCtcgatcggttcagtagttccgTCTATGCGTTGATAGATCTGCCATTCAGACATCTTAgcgttttatttaagttttttgtcCCTGTATAAAGTTAGGTAGCTAGAGAGTGGTATGAGCTATTATTTACCGGAGTGAAACATTTCATTCCAATGGGAGTTTTCTTTCATTCATTGACTGGGCAAAGCCGCGAGCGGAAttcttgttaataaataaactactaTGTAACAACAAAGAAGTATAGTTGTCTCTGGCAACTGCATTGACTTGAATCCGTTTCTATATCAGCAATACACGACCATTtgagcatttttattattatgttgccAGAAAGTCTAAGACTTGtgaaacaataaagaaaaatttcgTAATAAATGTAGTATTAATGGATCAATAGTAATTTAGTCCGCTTATAATGTCTGAATAAAGCTTCTTGCCCGAGGTTACACCTGGACAAAAGACGcccaaattctaaaaataaatatatccagcaaaggagctggtgggtcgccagATACTAAGCGACCAGTATCGCCCTACAATTTGCAGAAGTTATATACCTTTGCAACTTTTACGTGATAAGAGACGAAGAGGCACCTAATGGAGAAAATAAAGAACAAGACTAGAAGGATATTAGGATATTATGGGGAGTGCTCTGACAAACTTTTCGATCTAATTCCAGCCGCGCAATCCCACTGTCGCAGATCCCACCACAAAAATACCATCTCCACCACCTTGATTGCTGGCGGAGCTCCAGCGTGCGTTTCACGCGTAATTTTCACTCGAACTGTCAAACTTTGGAACATTCTAGCGGTTTTTCCGACTCTTATAACATGCAGTCTTTAAAGAAGACAACTTACGTGAATAAGGATACCGATAATCTCTATTCATCGAACAAAATACAGTAGTATGTTACTATTTTACGACGATCTTCTGTGGAGGTACTTCTCCGGTCCGAGCTGGCCCATTCGCGTACACGACTCCCACactagtattaaaaattaaatataatataagatagaTGATAGTTGATAGAACCAACTAAATAGTCTCATTTTCTCTTATACCGAGTATACGAAAGAAAATGATTCAATCTTGGAAATcctaattagttttataagataaaggatgcgaaagaaaaacaaagaaagtaacaaataaacgtactaatacatttttgtattcgtAATATTAAGTGAGATTAAAACTTCTAATGCcagaaactattttaaatttttggttttatagcattgaaatgcttcatcctactaatattctaaatgcgaaagtttgtaaggatgcgtgtgtttgttgttctttcacgcaaaaacttctcaaccgattgcaatgaaatttagtacgaagacagctggacaactggaataacatataggcaaatttttatcccgatattccaacgggatacggacttactcgggtgaaaccgcggggcgcagctagtgcagAATAATTTACTGGCAGAATCCGTTCTCAGTGGATCGAGAGTTgccatttaagaaaaataataatttacattaactattaacataacaaatacGATGATATCGAGTTGTAAAATTTCACGATGCCTCTTCTTGCAATAATCATCTTTGATTTAGCTaatagctttttaattttgtttttaggtAATAATTGGCCGGTGGAAGTTGTGATTCGTGTTGGTATCAAATTTTTCGGATTACCCTTATTCATATGCATAAAACCCTTAGTATACTCGCAATAACGTTCGATCCGTTCCTATCGTTAAAgcaataatagtatttatcaAAAAGTTTTGTCATTATGATTagcattattacatttaatacgtGTTCATAACTcctaatttttcttttaaatcttatttacttAACTTCATTACTCGTATTCTCTCTAATCATGAGAATTAAAGGTATTCTTTCAGCAAACAGCATAGGCTACTCGACTTTGCATGGAAACcagtttttatgaaaaaaaaatgcacaaaatcatacaaaaaatcaCTTTTTGGAATTGGATTAAAAAGGTACGtagttaaatatcaaataaaacccAATCCCGTTACGCTTTTCCTAATTAAATCGTTATACGTGTACTACAACTACAGGATTTAAACTGCGTCGTTTTTATCGATAAATGAAACGAGTCAAAAAACCAGTCCATAAGATCCTAATTTAACTGGCAGCGTTCACTTCGTACGTTCTGTTTTTAGAGCGCGCCGGAGGGCACGGGAGTTCAATTGAGAATTCACAAACACGATAGCGAAATAACCAGTTTACAAGAACTCCGTGCAAAGGGAGTGGCGGCATTTCGACGCATTCATTTATACGGCTTTGCTCCGGGCAGGGAGGGTCGTTGTAATTGGTCGGTCGGAAATGTTTGACTCCTATAGTTTCATGGTCTCCTAGTAAGTTGCGTTCAGCGTGGCATGTCACGACCGCACCGGTTGGTTTGTCGGCCACGAACCGCGCCCGACAACCGAAATTTGCCATCTGACAGCACTTTACTTTTAGATAAAGATACAATGTCCAttagttgattttatatatcaatgatatatataattataataaatatgtttaaattatcgcTTGATCATTATAAAACGAAGCGTGAAAGTAAGCAtgacttattattaatttatgtttttttatatgtcagcGTATCCGTATAAgatgtataattttgtatcatGCTTCCGTGatatggtaataaataaattacagaagTATGGTGGactaaactttaaaataaaaataaaatctttagtgttcaaaaacatatttacttaTACTACGTAAAAACATTCCTATAAATGTATGGTTGATTCTGCGCTCAATTTATTCAGTCTAGCGCTAAATATGACATCTGATATAAGTTTCTCTGCTATAATGCGTTGAAAACGGTccaatttattcaattgtaaGCCGATAGTGCGTCCAAACGACGCAGCCTCCTCGAGGTCGTGAGATGACGTATTTTCAATCTCTGAACGATTTATCGAATTCTCGTTAGGCCCATCttcttttatgtaaatttccGAAAGTCTTTGCTTTTTCGCCGGTATCGAATTGTCGCTTTGTAAATGGAATAATAGTTcctgaaagaaaaataagcattatttattatacaataattaaggAAAATTAAACCTTAATAACATAACACGAAACtgtatattacaaatacataatatgcgATAAAATACTAACTTCATGCGTATCGGTACAATCGTCACTGTTATACGTTTCCGATTCGGCATCACTTTTCGCATCTATTTCCGGGTGAAACAGAAAGGAAAACAATTTGTAATACCATAACGTCGGCTTGTAATCTTCACCTTTCATTTTTGCAGCTAATACctaaaaaagtatttcatttacaataaaaaaaaaaaacaaaatattcaaaatttttgaatacGTAATTATCTAAAATTACCTTTCGATACTCTCTTTTAGTGCAAGTTCTCATATTATCTATTCGTTTCCTTAAAATCGGAAACGTGGCCTCCTCATcgtattctttatatttctcTAAAAGAATATTGTACGCGTGTGTGCGAGCTTCCTTATTATGATACGTAGAATTTGTAGTATCCCATAAGCAGGAAaggtttttatatagttttatgaatTCAGTTAGAATTGCCTTCTCTCGGGAACTCATTATAAATACGACTGTTTCAGACCGACACGAGTCTCGCACTGACGAAGCGGACTGGCAACGTTGGATCCGATATGATTGGACTTAGGCTTATATTGCTATCCTGCTCACTCGCTAGTTGTTAGAAACGTTGAGCGAATATTGTTTGGTGGGTGACCCGACGAACCTCGGTTCGGTCGGTCGGATAGTATTTCTGCATAATTGGgcacaataattattagataatatatgGGAAGATGTTTCTGTTTTCTTATTATAGTCAAATAATATGAGTATGCGatagataaaatatgataGTCAACTAATATTTGAGTATGAAatcgattaaaatattatttatatcagaaaattacaaaaatttcatcaaatacataataatagtataataggaccaaatgacaacaaatcCCTATAAAGCACAATAAGAATGACGTCTTTAGGTATTTAATCTAGCCTAGCCTAGACTTATTGAGTAACACAGCCAAAAAAACACACGCAATCGAATAGAGAACATCCTTCCTTTTTGATATGTcggtgaaaatatataataaactataagtCATATTCTATATCGTtatcatatgtatatatttcttcAAGAATGttcaaaaaaattcttactaaataaaaattatgctaCTATCATCTAGTCCGATTCCTATCGGAATAACAGAAGAGCTCGTAAATATAACTatcactagctgttcgccccagcttcgcccgtggtacatatatagcgtaCATCACTCAGTTTcagctttccaatggtgaaagaagtTTTGAAATTGGATCatggtttttacgtgaaaaccttacaaacatacaaaagaatcccgtttataatattagagtagATACAGAAAACACTGCTCAATACCTACTTACGTAAGTTGCCTATCAATTAACGTTCACGAGCAAGTGCCCAACaacaaaattacaacaatacgaaattaataaagaattgataataaattatcggGCTCACCTAATActcatagatttatttttatatgccaCAAATACGCACCAGAATATTGTCCTATTCTGCGATTATTCCAAATTGCGATTCAAAAGATAGTAGAAGTAATATTAAGTTGTAAGTAAAgcaattgaattataattatctcgTATTGATCCAAGTATCCACCACTCTAAGCTTAATCTACCAGGCCTGCTGCCacgattttgaatattt encodes the following:
- the LOC119835111 gene encoding uncharacterized protein LOC119835111, with the translated sequence MSSREKAILTEFIKLYKNLSCLWDTTNSTYHNKEARTHAYNILLEKYKEYDEEATFPILRKRIDNMRTCTKREYRKVLAAKMKGEDYKPTLWYYKLFSFLFHPEIDAKSDAESETYNSDDCTDTHEELLFHLQSDNSIPAKKQRLSEIYIKEDGPNENSINRSEIENTSSHDLEEAASFGRTIGLQLNKLDRFQRIIAEKLISDVIFSARLNKLSAESTIHL